A single region of the Schistocerca serialis cubense isolate TAMUIC-IGC-003099 chromosome 7, iqSchSeri2.2, whole genome shotgun sequence genome encodes:
- the LOC126412884 gene encoding putative uncharacterized protein DDB_G0286901, whose translation MKLNNSNSNNSNSNSNSNSNNSNSNNNNNNNSNNSNNNNNSNNSNNNNNNSNSNNNNNNNNNSNNNNNNNSNNNNNNNNNSNNNNNNNNNSNNNNNNNNNSNNNNNSNNNNNNNSNNNNNNNSNNNNNNNSNNNNNNNSNNNNNNSNNNNNNSNNNNNNSNNNNNNNNSNNNNNNNSNNNNNNNSNNNNNNNSNNNNNNNNESAHEFKVKQQNTFLATANS comes from the coding sequence ATGAAGCTTAATAATAGCAATAGTAATAATAGCAATAGTAATAGCAATAGCAATAGTAATAATagcaatagcaataataataataataataatagtaataatagcaataataataataatagtaataatagcaataataataataataatagtaatagcaataataataataataataataataatagcaataataataataataataatagcaataataataataataataataataatagcaataataataataataataataataatagcaataataataataataataataataatagcaataataataataatagcaataataataataataataatagcaataataataataataataatagcaataataataataataataatagcaataataataataataataatagcaataataataataataatagcaataataataataataatagcaataataataataataatagcaataataataataataataataatagcaataataataataataataatagcaataataataataataataatagcaataataataataataataatagcaataataataataataataata